A genomic segment from Lytechinus variegatus isolate NC3 chromosome 10, Lvar_3.0, whole genome shotgun sequence encodes:
- the LOC121423062 gene encoding uncharacterized protein LOC121423062 — MMEALSPMGETVMETSSVLPSPQSSNLMMGVGEESMETMTMSPKAPETQETNNERLQQIPAPVLSTDGTLHSLNTPFAGSLSNLVLPGIPNAAAATTSFFLNATSPTTVAAPFLLNQSSLTTATAGAPQFLMNGSPGVQPNTTFLLNTNPGNSNMQTFLLNPNMAAQGTPLVVQTPQTNTAFLVNPGVLNTSANTLLLTHPGLAGSNGALMLAANQGAAALPHVQPQVQQQIQQQIQQQVQPQLQQQVQPQLQAQVQQQVQAQVQPAVTPALVENTMDASSSEVQAQQQTAASDTSSTLQLQTLQLPIGTLPGALIQTDGAQNVILQPRMDPAESDTSSISELSQGVVEENSITENIRENKDSKYMFMSCFYFVFMLFDSVLTFLSIQLYSY; from the exons ATGATGGAGGCCCTTTCGCCGATGGGCGAGACCGTGATGGAGACGTCGTCGGTGCTTCCCAGCCCTCAGTCCTCCAACCTGATGATGGGGGTGGGCGAGGAGTCTATGGAAACCATGACGATGTCACCCAAGGCTCCAGAGACACAGGAG ACAAATAATGAGAGGCTACAACAGATACCTGCCCCAGTCCTGTCAACAGATGGCACACTTCACAGCCTAAACACACCATTCGCCGGAAGCCTCTCCAATTTGGTGCTACCTGGAATTCCAAATGCAGCAGCCGCTACAACCTCCTTCTTCCTTAACGCAACAAGCCCTACAACAGTGGCAGCGCCATTCCTGCTTAACCAGTCTAGCCTGACAACGGCCACGGCTGGTGCGCCGCAGTTCTTGATGAACGGAAGTCCAGGTGTTCAACCCAATACAACGTTCTTGTTGAACACCAACCCAGGGAATAGCAATATGCAGACATTTTTGCTGAATCCAAACATGGCAGCTCAGGGAACGCCGTTAGTGGTGCAAACTCCACAAACTAATACTGCCTTTTTAGTGAACCCAGGTGTGCTGAACACTAGTGCAAACACGTTATTGTTAACGCATCCCGGCTTGGCAGGATCAAATGGCGCCCTCATGTTGGCTGCTAACCAAGGAGCAGCTGCCTTACCGCATGTACAACCACAGGTCCAGCAGCAGATCCAACAGCAGATACAACAGCAGGTCCAGCCACAGCTCCAACAACAGGTCCAGCCACAGCTTCAGGCACAGGTCCAACAGCAGGTCCAAGCACAGGTCCAACCTGCGGTGACTCCTGCACTGGTGGAAAACACGATGGACGCTTCATCAAGCGAAGTGCAAGCGCAGCAACAGACTGCTGCATCAGACACAAGTAGTACTTTACAATTACAGACGTTGCAATTGCCCATTGGGACGTTACCTGGCGCTTTAATACAGACTGACGGAGCACAGAATGTGATCCTGCAGCCGAGGATGGATCCAGCCGAGAGTGACACTTCTTCCATTTCAGAGCTGTCTCAAGGGGTGGTGGAGGAGAACTCAATAACTGAAAACATCAGGGAAAACAAAGACAGTAAGTACATGTTCatgtcatgtttttattttgtatttatgttgTTTGATAGTGTCTTGACCTTCCTGTCAATCCAATTGTATTCttattaa